Below is a window of Electrophorus electricus isolate fEleEle1 chromosome 1, fEleEle1.pri, whole genome shotgun sequence DNA.
TCTCTAATCTGTGTCACGGAGAAGCCGCACTGCTGGAATATCAGCGTGCTTCTGGAACGCTGTGTTCTTTCCGTCTTGACGCTAACCAGAACGCTGCTCGTCTATCCATAGAGAGTCTGGCGGAAGACCTGGGTGGTCCTGTTCGAGTCCAGTGCATTTGGCATCGGCCGGCTCGAGATGTACGACGTGCGGGATGAGAGGGGCATACTGGCGGGTGGCATGAAGGCCATGCGGAAGGGGGAGAAGCGGGTGATCCAGCTGGCCGACTGCCTCAGCATCACTCCGGCTCCGGGTGAGAGCTGCCCCGCTGAATACGTCGCCTTCTACCTGAACACGGCCCAGCGCACCTACACGCTGGCGGGACCCGTGCGGGATGAGTGGGTTCCCAAACTCTGCCACATGGCCTTTCAGGTACAGGCTTCTTCCACTGGGAAGGTGGGGTATAGGGGTGGAGGATTGTGGGATGTCAAAGAGGCAGCACCAATGAATAAAACTCCATGGACTCAGAGCATTAACAATCACTTGTCCAAACTGTGTGAATATGGTCATGGTCATAATGCTATGTGACAGTTTTGTTGATGATATAATAGTCTGTGCAAATCTAGATCAGTTAAAATCTAGAGCTGCatgcaagaagaaaaaaagtgccACTTCTAAAAAGCTGAAGTAAAAATGATCTCTCATTCCTGTTTTGAATACATTATATTTTGTCAGTTAACACACTGGTATTTGGTATTCACAAAGCTTTTTTAGATAAGCTTTtctgttctgggatcagcttCCTCCCCCGTGTATGCTGCTTTTAGTCTCTAAAGCTACTCTAAAGCTATTTTACACATACTGGTCCTGAGGTCTAGGTCCTGAGACTAACGAGTCAAGTCATTCAGAGCAGTGAGACCCCAAAAGCAAGTGGTCGGTGGTGGGGGGGGAATAACTAGGGGTGGAATTTAAAGCTCATATAATGTTGAGTGTATTCGGGGACCTGGGAGGATAGCATGTACTCAGTTCCTGTGCGATAACTGAACCTGCGAATGAGGAAGTGCTGATAACCACACCTCATCTTTCCATCTTGCAGTGTGCTTGCGCAAGACCCGTCCTGGCTGGCCTTCAAAGAACACAGATATCATTAAAAGAaagatgtgcaaaaaaaaaaaaaaagaggaattGCTTGAGCAGACCGTTTTCAActgcctctctgttttctcAGCAGACCAAGGGACGCAGCGAGACAGGCCATGCACGGCAGAGGGATGGTGTCGCCACGGCGACGTCCATAGCTCATAACGATGTCTACTCCACCTGGAACCCAGGTGAAGtgcagcccccccccctccctttttaCAGCACACCTGCTCTTGGCgtcagattttttgtttgtttgttttgtgattttcagtgttttattgtttgagACGAAGATCATGTGCTGTTAGGTGACTGTATGACAGTATCAACTGTTTGGATTGCAAGAATACACTTTCCTGATTAATCTAAAAAAAGCTGACTACATCATATAATAGAGCTTTTGTGCAtttaacaccaaggtcattgCGTAGTTCTCGTAAATGTTTTGTAAGATGGTGCGTCATAGCACCATGCACATGTTTTTCATAGCCTCAGTAGGATATTCTTTATATATTCTCAGTGTCTGCTGATGAGTCTTTTTAGTCCCATCTTATTTTAGTCGTatattctaatatttaaatttggaTTTGGCATGACTAAACCACATCAGTGAACTCATCAGTTCAGAGCTGACGTCAGGTTTTATCTTCCATCTCTCACACCTCTACGTTTTCTAAACAACAACCCCCATTTGAGAATCAAGCGTTTAATGTGAAGCCAAGGGCTGTGCTCATGTTTTTCAAACTATAACCAGCGGAACATTAAAATGTACGAGACGGCCATCAGCAGGGCTCATTTTCACTTGTGCTCCTATTTCAGTATGGCTTTGTGGAtccgttttgtttttgttttttttacctgaacTGACCTCTGAATTCCACAGACGGTCTCGCAGAGCAGAAATGTGGCTGGCGAGGTGTGTGGCAGTGACAGGTCATCTCTGTTCCCTCCGTACAGGCCACTACCGCGTGATGGTGGAGGGTTCCAAGCTGGCGACGCAGTGCCGCTTGTCTGGAACGTACCTGCTGTCCCCGGAGAAAGAGGCCCTGTGTCTGCTGGACATCAGGACAGGGCAGACTGTGTACTCCTGGCCTTACTGCTTCCTCCGGAGGTTTGGCCAGGTCAAGGTAGGCGATTTTCCAAGCGAAGGATGATGGTTGAAAGATgttgtatgtattgtgtgtgtgtattaatggtggtgatgttgtatgtattgtgtgtgtattaatggcaGTGATgttgtatgtattgtgtgtgtattaatggtggtgatgttgtatgtagtgtgtgtgtattaatggtgGTGAagttgtatgtagtgtgtgtgtattaatggcggtgatgttgtatgtagtgtgtgtgtattaatggtggtgatgttgtatgtagtgtgtgtgtattaatggtggtgatgttgtatgtagtgtgtgtgtattaatggcggtgatgttgtatgtagtgtgtgtgtattaatggcggtgatgttgtatgtagtgtgtgtgtattaatggcggtgatgttgtatgtagtgtgtgtgtattaatggcggtgatgttgtatgtagtgtgtgtgtattaatggtggtgatgtatgtattgtgtgtgtattaatggtggtgatgttgtatgtagtgtgtgtgtatttatggcggtgatgttgtatgtagtgtgtgtgtattaatggtggtgatgttgtatgtattgtgtgtgtaataatggcggtgatgttgtatgtagtgtgtgtgtattaatggcggtgatgttgtatgtagtgtgtgtgtattaatggttgtgatgttgtatgtagtgtgtgtgtattaatggcggtgatgtatgtagtgtgtgtgtaataatggcggtgatgttgtatgtattgtgtgtgtattaatggcggtgatgttgtatgtagtgtgtgtgtattaatggcggtgatgttgtatgtagtgtgtgtgtattaatggcggtgatgttgtatgtagtgtgtgtgtattaatggcggtgatgtatgtagtgtgtgtgtaataatggtggtgatgttgtatgtattgtgtgtgtattaatggcggtgatgttgtatgtagtgtgtgtgtattaatggtggtgatgttgtatgtagtgtgtgtgtattaatggcagtgatgttgtatgtagtgtgtgtgtattaatggtggtgatgttgtatgtagtgtgtgtgtattaatggtggtgatgttgtatgtagtgtgtgtgtattaatggcggtgatgttgtatgtagtgtgtgtgtgtgtattaatggcgAGAGTCTTCTGTCATCCCTCAGGCGACAAGCAAAACGAGTGGGAGTGTGAAGACTGGCTTatgttacatataaacatattctTACTCTGAAACCTAGACCTAGTGCTTCTAgatttaacaaaaaatattaagaccaaaattaaatatacatccactgaaaatgtttaaattcatcatattaaatcataaatattttttattttaccataaagcagtaaaatatgttttttggTATTTAATCTTCAGTGGAGGTTTTAGTATAAATTGTGTAGTTATCTCTATCTCACTGTATGATCTCTGTTAGCTCATTCTTGGCCTTTTTACAGAAAGGGGTGACGATCGAAGCGGGTCGACGCTGTCAAACGGGGGAAGGTCACTTCACCTTCCTGTCCAATCAGGGGCCACAGATCTACAGAGCCATTGAAGAGGCCATCATGCACCAGAGTGTACAGGACCTGCTGTCCAAAGCCACTGCTTCGCTGCAACAGAGCACCACCAGGCAGCTCCCACCAACACCCAGACCTGATGACCAAAGGATCGATAACAGCACCCCAAAGTGCAGTGTGCAGGAGAGGCCTCTACCAGTGGTTTCACGGAAAAACCTCACCCTTCCGCCTCCTCCCACCTTTGCCAAACCCGCCGTGCCGAGACTCGGACCAGACTTGAGCAGTCCCCCGACCAGCCCCAAAGAAAGCCTGTATGCCACCATAAAACCTCACCCCAAGCCGAGGAACAGACCCGCCCCTCCGAAAGTCTTCCCGTTGCCTGCTGTGTCCACCCCCAGCCCTGTCTACAGCACTGTCCACAGCCCCTTCCAAACCGGGCAGAGGAGGGAGCAGATGAGGGAGGCAATGAATTCGGACGCATCCGCTAGCAACGAGGACCCCGACTTGCTGTACTGTAACTGGAGGAAGGAGACTGAGGCCAGCCAGGACAGCAGAGAGTGCATGTACAGCACGGTGGTGTGTGCGCCTGGGCCCAGGAACAAGTGCAGACCAGACACCAGCACCAGGCAGGCTAAAGACAACCAGCAGCCTTCTGTTAGATCCTTCCCAGTTCCGGTCAACTTTAAACAAACACCCTCCAGTATCCTCCTCGAAGACCTAGCCAGGACCCCACCACCTCTCCCCCCCAGGGCATATGGAGGGAGCTCTGGATGCATAGATGACCGATTTGGATTACGGTGAGACTCTGGGTTCAGAAATGAACTGAGCTGCCCCTTTTATACAAGGCTTTTTGTTAAATGAACCCTGCAGTGATACTGTGAGAGGCTGTGAAAGGTGCAAAACGCATTGAGTTTAaaactgggagaaaaaaaaaacaggaaaaattgAAGATGGTCATATCGCTTTGAATGGTATTATgcactttttttcactttccaaCTCCAACTCATCGCTGCAATATCTTTACAAAAGAGAGCCACTTCAAAATTGAATatggattatttaaatgtctTATAAAGTGATGCTAATCTGATGATACTTTTGGGAAATTATCTTGCCCCTAGTTCAGATCTAGACAGTTTTAATGTTATACTTTCTTCATCTGTGAATATCCGTAAAAGGTATTACGCTcagtaaatacatatatttatcttACGTTTAGTGCAATTGGGTCATACAGGTTAATATATACAATGACAATGGTGTTTATATTTACTGAAACATAGAAACCAGCAAATGCTTTATGACTATtaaattaaagtttttattaaacaattccgaatgaataaaaaacaattagatACATAAATAGCAGTTGATTAATTTGCGGTGGAGTTATACGGTGATGTAAAATCAAAACGCAGGCTACGCTCGGTAAGTAAAGTGCAGCTCTAAGACTGGTATAGACATAAAAACGCAACGCATATAGTGACATTCTGTGTCGCTGGTTTcgtcattatttttttttctcccaataGGCTACTAAACGTCTACTGCATCTATTTGGTCCCTTTAATGTCTactaaaacacagacagatagatCATATTTGATGCGCGCCCCTATGCCACAGCTGTGAGCTTTTCCCCCCTCTCAGTTCCTCGGTATGTCAGCGGCCTGCGTGCTGACCTTCTTCCACGTCGCTGAAATGCGACGATTCCCCATCGCTGGCGGTGGACGCAACGACCTCCTTCTTCGCCTGAGCAAAGTCGGTAGCGGGTGCAGACAGAATAAGCACGTGTCCTTCTGCGACGCCGCTCTCCACCAACGTTTCCCGCAGCAGGCGCGCCGGAGGTGGAGACGGCGCCTCCACGGCGTATGTGATGCTGGTCCTTACGATGCGGTGAGGACTCGTCGGTGCATGGCCGCCTGGGCTGCATCCGTTCCTCACGCCTCTGCATTCAGAGTGAACAACGCCTTCCAGTAACTCCGAAAGCTCCGTTATGTAGATCTGCGCCATCTGGAGCGTGTCGTACTTGGACAACTTCTTTTCGTTCTCCAGCGAGGGGATGACGCTTCGTAGTTTGTCGAACGCGCGGTTCAGCCCGTGCATCCGTCGCCTCTCCCTGGCGTTTGCAGCAACGCGCCGGTGTCTCTGAGGGCCGGTCGGGTTTTGCTTGACTGCATGCTCTTTGCATCCCCGCTCGGTGTCCGTGTCGGTGACTTCGGAAGCATCGCTTCCAGTCGTGTACTTGTCCCGCGTGACGTCCAGCGGCGCGTGTCCACAGTGACCCACGCGACCGGCTGACTGCGAGTACGCGTGACTCGCAGGGGTCAGCCATCCTCGCGGGTCTCTGAGGGTCAGTCTTGGATGCTCTGCGAGGGGGAAATCAGCCGGTTGTTTTGGCATGCTTACCTCAGACCAACTCAAAAGTTTCGTATTCGTTGTCATCACTGGAGAAGGCACAGATAGCTGAAAATAAAGCTGCAGGCCTCAAACTTAGACTAGTTATTTATATGACTTCCCAGAAGGTCAGATATGGGTAACTGAAGTGGAAAAGGAATAACTTAGGATAGTTGTTCTGTCCAAAACTTTAGAGATGAGGCTAAACCGAATTCAGCATTAGTCCACGCTCGATACTTGCTTGACGCCCTCCACGTTCCTTGACTGCCTTTTTAGTACCCCCGgctcccccctcccctttttGGTACAGTCGGTTGCTTGCAGCCAATAGAAAAAGTTCTCGTGCCGGTAGAATAAAAGAGGTCTTGTATTTTTGACAGTCAATGACAATTGATCTCTGGTGAtggatgtttaaaaatgttaaattatcaTACAGGTCTCCATTAATTCATAGTTAGAACTGCTTTATATTCTGTCagggaaacacaaaacaacacacgccaacaaaaatattagatAAGATcgttattttaatttttagacGGCGATTCACCGCGACCCAGCACGCTACGGCTAATATTTCTTTTCCTCGAGACTATACTGTGCATGACCCTAATCTATACATACTATACTTTGCATGACCTTAATCTAAACAGAGTAAACTGTGCATTACTTTAATCTATACAGACTATACTGTGAATTACATTAACCTTCCTGCTAGATAAATATTGAACAGACATCAATAATTAGCACTCTGTAAAGTCGCAGTTCTTTGCGGTTATTATGTATTTAGCGATTAACTTGAGACTTACAAAAGTTGAACAAACATCCTTATGATCAGCGATGGAATTGGCAACCAATGATGTTCACGAAGCTGCCATAGCAGCGTGATGGATGTTTGTGTCAGTTCTCAAATACACAGTAAAAGTGAGCAATCAGGGTCGTGTTTGCAGCTATAAAACGAGCAGGTGGAAGGCAGGTCGCGAGGCACACCTGTCGCCAGGCAGGGCCGCCATAACCGGCCGTCTGAGTTTACTCCAGTCAAGTAATGAATCATTTAACGCAACATTTTGTCGTACGATAATCAGATAAC
It encodes the following:
- the dok3 gene encoding docking protein 3 → MDMVVKEGCLFLQGVKFGKRVWRKTWVVLFESSAFGIGRLEMYDVRDERGILAGGMKAMRKGEKRVIQLADCLSITPAPGESCPAEYVAFYLNTAQRTYTLAGPVRDEWVPKLCHMAFQQTKGRSETGHARQRDGVATATSIAHNDVYSTWNPGHYRVMVEGSKLATQCRLSGTYLLSPEKEALCLLDIRTGQTVYSWPYCFLRRFGQVKKGVTIEAGRRCQTGEGHFTFLSNQGPQIYRAIEEAIMHQSVQDLLSKATASLQQSTTRQLPPTPRPDDQRIDNSTPKCSVQERPLPVVSRKNLTLPPPPTFAKPAVPRLGPDLSSPPTSPKESLYATIKPHPKPRNRPAPPKVFPLPAVSTPSPVYSTVHSPFQTGQRREQMREAMNSDASASNEDPDLLYCNWRKETEASQDSRECMYSTVVCAPGPRNKCRPDTSTRQAKDNQQPSVRSFPVPVNFKQTPSSILLEDLARTPPPLPPRAYGGSSGCIDDRFGLR
- the atoh1b gene encoding protein atonal homolog 1b, which gives rise to MPKQPADFPLAEHPRLTLRDPRGWLTPASHAYSQSAGRVGHCGHAPLDVTRDKYTTGSDASEVTDTDTERGCKEHAVKQNPTGPQRHRRVAANARERRRMHGLNRAFDKLRSVIPSLENEKKLSKYDTLQMAQIYITELSELLEGVVHSECRGVRNGCSPGGHAPTSPHRIVRTSITYAVEAPSPPPARLLRETLVESGVAEGHVLILSAPATDFAQAKKEVVASTASDGESSHFSDVEEGQHAGR